One genomic window of Candidatus Eisenbacteria bacterium includes the following:
- a CDS encoding winged helix-turn-helix transcriptional regulator, translating into MTTTRSARAPIAAADEELAVFAKALGHPARVAILRQLAAEGTCICGQIVSALPLAQATVSQHLKVLKNAGLVQGEIDGPRVCYCLNPKTLKRFRKLVNELPTSEE; encoded by the coding sequence ATGACCACCACCCGATCCGCGAGGGCGCCGATCGCCGCGGCCGACGAAGAGCTGGCCGTGTTCGCGAAGGCGCTCGGTCACCCGGCGCGCGTCGCGATCCTGAGGCAGCTCGCCGCGGAAGGAACCTGCATCTGCGGACAGATCGTGAGCGCCCTTCCGCTGGCCCAGGCCACCGTCTCGCAGCACCTGAAGGTGCTGAAGAACGCCGGCCTGGTGCAGGGCGAGATCGACGGCCCGCGGGTCTGCTACTGCCTGAATCCGAAAACGCTGAAGCGCTTCCGCAAGCTCGTGAACGAGCTGCCCACTTCCGAGGAGTGA
- a CDS encoding GNAT family N-acetyltransferase produces the protein MSANVDLATARAIERAEIEAWRDAFAAASRETRDGLGLAERDFGHAFALASRWLASLLFNRVIGLGLFEPVTDGTLDAIAAHFAEVGEDHALNVSPLAEPEGLGERLAARGYSTFFHHVKWVRDTSPPAPVESTLRVERVRPERAEVFAGLLVRVLARGAPLRRDWMAESVGRTGWSHYLALDGETPVGCAAMRAHDDVAWLGWGATLPEARGRGAQSLLLAARLDDARAAGCRLATTETGPNDPDLNPVSWRNVQRAGFRVAYDRPSWVRPE, from the coding sequence GCCTTCGCGGCCGCCTCGCGCGAGACCCGGGACGGACTCGGACTCGCCGAGCGCGACTTCGGTCACGCCTTCGCGCTCGCCTCGCGCTGGCTGGCGTCGCTGCTCTTCAACCGCGTCATCGGCCTCGGGCTCTTCGAACCCGTCACCGACGGGACGCTCGACGCCATCGCCGCGCATTTCGCGGAGGTCGGCGAGGACCACGCGCTCAACGTTTCGCCCCTAGCCGAACCCGAGGGCCTCGGCGAACGCCTCGCGGCGCGCGGGTACTCCACCTTCTTCCATCACGTGAAGTGGGTGCGCGACACCTCGCCCCCGGCGCCGGTCGAGAGCACGCTGCGCGTCGAACGCGTGCGGCCCGAGCGCGCCGAGGTCTTCGCGGGCCTGCTCGTCCGGGTTCTCGCGCGGGGCGCGCCGCTGCGCCGCGACTGGATGGCCGAGAGCGTCGGGCGCACGGGCTGGAGTCATTATCTGGCGCTCGACGGCGAGACGCCGGTCGGCTGTGCCGCGATGCGCGCTCACGACGACGTCGCCTGGCTCGGCTGGGGCGCGACGCTGCCCGAGGCGCGCGGGCGCGGCGCGCAGTCGCTGCTGCTCGCCGCGCGCCTCGACGACGCGCGCGCCGCCGGCTGCCGGCTGGCGACGACCGAGACCGGCCCCAACGACCCGGACCTGAACCCGGTCAGCTGGCGCAACGTCCAGCGCGCCGGTTTCCGCGTCGCCTACGACCGGCCGAGCTGGGTGCGGCCGGAATAG
- a CDS encoding enoyl-CoA hydratase/isomerase family protein, translating into MVNTSVKNGVMTLELTFDPGNCYTHEMMKQLDAAILEARFNNDVQAIVIRGAGEKFFCAGADINMLKKADPTFKYYFCLHANETLNRLEHTPKIVIAALNGHTVGGGLEIAMAADIRIARKGAGKVGLPEINLGVLPGTGGTQRLARLVNKSKAIELMCTAEVFAFEKALDLGIINDIWETATHQEFLDKVQTYAEGFCPPNRASKAVGRIKRSVQSGADLPFESALAVERELQQLLFQGDDAKEGLAAYIEKRKPNFTAK; encoded by the coding sequence ATGGTGAACACGTCCGTCAAGAACGGCGTGATGACCCTCGAACTCACGTTCGATCCGGGCAACTGCTACACGCACGAGATGATGAAGCAGCTCGACGCCGCCATCCTCGAGGCGCGCTTCAACAATGACGTGCAGGCCATCGTGATCCGCGGGGCCGGCGAGAAGTTCTTCTGCGCGGGCGCCGACATCAACATGCTCAAGAAGGCCGATCCGACCTTCAAGTACTACTTCTGCCTGCACGCCAACGAGACGCTGAACCGGCTCGAGCACACGCCCAAGATCGTCATCGCGGCGCTCAACGGCCACACGGTCGGCGGCGGGCTCGAGATCGCGATGGCCGCCGACATCCGCATCGCCCGCAAGGGCGCCGGCAAGGTCGGCCTGCCCGAGATCAATCTCGGCGTGCTTCCCGGCACGGGCGGCACGCAGCGCCTGGCCCGGCTCGTCAACAAGTCGAAGGCGATCGAGTTGATGTGCACGGCGGAGGTGTTCGCCTTCGAGAAGGCGCTCGACCTCGGCATCATCAACGACATCTGGGAGACGGCGACCCACCAGGAGTTCCTCGACAAGGTGCAGACCTACGCCGAGGGCTTCTGCCCGCCGAATCGCGCCTCGAAGGCGGTCGGCCGCATCAAGCGCTCGGTGCAGTCGGGCGCGGACCTGCCGTTCGAGAGCGCGCTGGCCGTCGAGCGCGAGTTGCAGCAGCTGCTGTTCCAGGGCGACGACGCGAAGGAAGGGCTCGCGGCCTACATCGAGAAGCGCAAGCCGAATTTCACCGCGAAGTGA